The following are encoded in a window of Numida meleagris isolate 19003 breed g44 Domestic line chromosome 9, NumMel1.0, whole genome shotgun sequence genomic DNA:
- the LOC110403930 gene encoding dual oxidase maturation factor 1-like, with product MTLWDGSFPFYPGTNACFPFDTTWAIIVSVFLSALATSIIILPGIRGKGRLFWLLRVVTGLFIGAVVLTIQFTRDWESGWVTANTSYKSFSRAVVNADIGLHIGLAGVNITLVGNPVNQVNETINYSEQFSWSFDADYDHSYSEGLEKGLPSPILYVAEKFTTQSPCNVHRQYRISSRYASVTLWMALCTWIVSILLFSMPVLLYGGYMLLLTAVLMLFSLLFFVTVRNIPKCPMQFGPASLKTDYGGSFWLTLTTGLLCLLLGLGVIVLNSVHPQKLKLVFNMEEGKQEEVDGWDKSHLPAETSSCEQDMLMVSLGELCEVTATKL from the exons ATGACTCTGTGGGATGGCTCCTTCCCCTTCTACCCTGGCACCAATGCTTGCTTCCCCTTCGACACCACCTGGGCCATCATTGTCTCCGTCTTCCTCTCTGCACTGGCCACTTCCATCATCATCCTGCCAGGCATCCGGGGCAAAGGG CGGCTCTTCTGGCTCCTGCGGGTGGTGACAGGCCTCTTCATTGGAGCAGTGGTCCTCA CCATACAGTTTACCAGGGACTGGGAGAGCGGCTGGGTGACAGCAAACACCTCCTACAAATCCTTCAGCCGTGCCGTGGTGAATGCAGATATTGGGCTGCACATCGGCCTGGCGGGGGTGAACATCACACTGGTGG GAAACCCAGTGAATCAGGTCAATGAGACCATCAACTACAGTGAGCAGTTTTCCTGGAGCTTTGATGCAGATTATGACCACAGCTATAGCGAAGGCCTGGAgaaggggctgcccagccccatcctctaCGTGGCGGAGAAGTTCACCACACAAAGCCCCTGCAACGTGCACAGGCAGTACCGCATCTCCAGCCGCTACGCATCTGTTACGCTGTG GATGGCCTTATGCACCTGGATCGTTTCTATCCTGCTCTTTTCCATGCCTGTCCTCCTTTATGGTGGCTACATGCTCCTGCTCACTGCCGTGCTGAtgcttttctcactgcttttcttcGTCACGGTGAGGAACATCCCAAAGTGTCCCATGCAGTTTGGGCCAGCCTCCCTGAAAACAGATTACGGTGGATCCTTTTGGCTGACATTAACAACAG ggctgctctgcctgctgctggggctgggtgtgATCGTCCTCAACTCTGTGCACCCGCAGAAACTGAAGCTTGTCTTCAACATGGAAGAGGGAAAGCAAGAAGAAGTAGATGGGTGGGACAAGTCCCATCTGCCAGCTGAGACCAGCTCCTGTGAGCAGGACATGCTGATGGTCTCCCTGGGTGAGCTCTGTGAGGTGACAGCCACCAAGCTGTGA
- the NMB gene encoding neuromedin-B isoform X2 — MAALRCLLLLLCGAALGPAVHLDFAEHRTQAAKIKVNPRGNLWATGHFMGKKSVTGTPHLDAPGQPGVPMAFSPSLRALLEDVVELLTRELLKILLQERLLDENQGKYDLTDQDCVQLNMGLLS; from the exons ATGGCGGCTTTgcgctgcctcctgctgctgctgtgcggCGCCGCGTTGGGGCCCGCCGTGCACCTCGACTTCGCCGAGCACCGCACCCAGGCGGCCAAGATCAAAGTCAACCCCCGCGGCAACCTCTGGGCCACAG GTCACTTCATGGGGAAGAAGAGCGTGACGGGCACTCCGCATCTGGACGCACCGGGGCAGCCGGGAGTGCCGATGGCTTTCAGTCCCTCACTCAGAGCGTTGCTGGAGGACGTGGTGGAACTGCTTACCCGGGAACTCCTGAAAATCCTCTTGCAAGAAAGACTCCTGGATGAGAACCAAGGAAAATACGATCTCACTGACCAG GATTGTGTCCAGCTCAACATGGGCTTGTTGTCCTGA
- the NMB gene encoding neuromedin-B isoform X1 — protein MAALRCLLLLLCGAALGPAVHLDFAEHRTQAAKIKVNPRGNLWATGHFMGKKSVTGTPHLDAPGQPGVPMAFSPSLRALLEDVVELLTRELLKILLQERLLDENQGKYDLTDQETGLLTKVLEKYFSN, from the exons ATGGCGGCTTTgcgctgcctcctgctgctgctgtgcggCGCCGCGTTGGGGCCCGCCGTGCACCTCGACTTCGCCGAGCACCGCACCCAGGCGGCCAAGATCAAAGTCAACCCCCGCGGCAACCTCTGGGCCACAG GTCACTTCATGGGGAAGAAGAGCGTGACGGGCACTCCGCATCTGGACGCACCGGGGCAGCCGGGAGTGCCGATGGCTTTCAGTCCCTCACTCAGAGCGTTGCTGGAGGACGTGGTGGAACTGCTTACCCGGGAACTCCTGAAAATCCTCTTGCAAGAAAGACTCCTGGATGAGAACCAAGGAAAATACGATCTCACTGACCAG GAGACCGGGCTTCTAACAAAGGTACTggagaagtatttttcaaattga
- the LOC110404014 gene encoding dual oxidase maturation factor 1-like, with the protein MTLFDGIYPFYLQQRKSFVFDVSTIIVVIVFLTLASTFLLIIPGIRGRVRLYWMVRVLFSLMVGVVIVVVQFTGDWESGWVTANTSYKSFSRAVVNADIGLHVSLAGVNVTLVGNPVNQVNETINYNEHFAWSFDADYDHSYSEGLEKGLPSPILYVAEKFTTQSPCNVHRQYRISSHYASASLWVAFCTWLLSNMLFSMPVLVYGGYMILVTGAFMIFSLLSFSTVRNSLICPIQFGTTSLRVGYGGSFWLTLAVGLLCFVAGITVVALHYCNSDLLKTFFDLHEDKAEDYQEMTEVYVNLQFMNSTLSPPQPSKLTPNDI; encoded by the exons ATGACTCTCTTTGATGGCATCTACCCCTTCTacctgcagcagaggaagagctTTGTGTTCGATGTCAGTACCATCATTGTGGTTATCGTCTTCCTGACGCTGGCTTCCACCTTCCTGCTCATCATCCCAGGCATCCGTGGACGGGTG AGGCTGTACTGGATGGTCCGTGTTCTCTTCAGCCTGATGGTGGGAGTGGTGATTGTTG TTGTCCAGTTTACAGGGGACTGGGAGAGCGGCTGGGTGACAGCAAACACCTCCTACAAGTCCTTCAGCCGAGCTGTGGTGAATGCGGACATCGGGCTGCACGTCAGCCTGGCGGGGGTGAATGTCACGCTGGTGG GAAACCCAGTGAATCAGGTCAATGAGACCATCAACTACAACGAACACTTTGCCTGGAGCTTTGATGCAGACTACGACCACAGCTATAGCGAAGGCCTGGAgaaggggctgcccagccccatcctctaCGTGGCGGAGAAGTTCACCACACAAAGCCCCTGCAACGTGCACAGGCAGTACCGCATCTCCAGCCACTATGCATCAGCCAGTCTCTG GGTGGCCTTTTGCACTTGGCTCCTCTCCAACATGCTCTTCTCCATGCCTGTCCTAGTCTATGGAGGCTACATGATCCTGGTCACAGGGGCCTTCATGATCTTCTCATTGCTCTCCTTCTCCACTGTGAGGAACTCTCTGATATGCCCAATCCAGTTTGGGACCACATCCCTGCGCGTAGGCTATGGGGGATCTTTCTGGCTCACTCTAGCAGTTG GCTTGCTCTGTTTTGTGGCTGGGATCACTGTTGTTGCACTGCACTACTGCAACTCTGACCTACTGAAAACTTTCTTTGATCTCCATGAGGACAAAGCAGAGGATTACCAAGAGATGACTGAAGTGTACGTCAACCTTCAGTTCATGAACAGTACACTGTCTCCTCCTCAACCCTCCAAACTTACCCCTAATGACATCTAG